Proteins from a genomic interval of Falco rusticolus isolate bFalRus1 chromosome 7, bFalRus1.pri, whole genome shotgun sequence:
- the SEMA7A gene encoding semaphorin-7A isoform X1 has protein sequence MGRRSPVALLVALWASQLGMWAAGRSKVNPRIITAPQGAKEYAFPRSERYPVFYHKENSSAIYIGGEGRLYYYDFATYENYTEEFPVKNEGQCMMPGSLGDNKNYLTLVEKYGDGMLVCGTGACAPTCWNLTQRKESTPWDGRGIAPFTPDSNTLVVVDGHDIYSTIKKSQQNGKIPRFRRVRGGGELYTSDTVMQNPQFVKATTLRHEEPHQDKIYYFFREDNPDKSPEAPRNISRVAQLCKEDKGGTSSLSASKWTTFLKASLICVDPVTKGNFNWLQDVFFVPASNWRHSKVYGLFTNTWGSSAVCVYSFGDIDNVFRTSKLKGYNGPNPEIKPGQCVASGQHTPSETFKIADSHPEVEDRVEPLSPTKSPLFHNKHRYQKIGVHEVSVGDGRRYNVLYLATDKGSIHKIVELPDGVQNIMEIQVFPKKDPIQSMILDHKRAMLYVGSTNKVMEIPMDMCRVYRNNCDSCLLARDPYCGWLNGSCQSVYLSREVHQTLNLDPWGGKCQKGDVKEVDDYQNITVVPFSRYYLNCPIESHYATYNWYHNNSLIKTCNTTHPQQDCFHFIQNVSHIHYGHYVCISEEDGFRQALVKERLVNQLRFMSQKGQATMTFGSWLQLLLMVVLVELFH, from the exons ATGGGCAGGAGGTCGCCTGTTGCCCTCTTGGTGGCCCTGTGGGCCAGCCAGCTGGGCATGTGGGCAGCGGGGCGCTCCAAGGTGAACCCCAGGATCATCACGGCTCCGCAAG GTGCGAAAGAGTATGCATTTCCCAGGAGTGAGAGGTACCCGGTCTTCTATCATAAAGAAAACAGCTCAGCCATTTACATTGGAGGAGAGGGAAGACTTTATTACTATGACTTTGCCACCTATGAGAACTACACG GAAGAATTCCCTGTGAAAAATGAAGGACAGTGCATGATGCCTGGGAGTTTG gGGGACAATAAAAATTACCTCACTTTAGTGGAGAAGTATGGAGACGGGATGTTAGTGTGTGGGACCGGTGCCTGTGCTCCTACCTGCTGGAACTTG ACGCAGAGAAAGGAGAGCACTCCGTGGGATGGGAGAGGTATTGCTCCTTTCACCCCTGACTCGAATACCCTCGTCGTCGTTGATG GTCACGACATCTACTCCACCATCAAGAAGAGCCAGCAGAATGGCAAGATACCCCGTTTCCGTCGAGTGAGAGGGGGTGGAGAGCTCTACACAAGTGACACAGTGATGCAGA ACCCTCAGTTTGTCAAAGCCACCACGTTAAGGCATGAAGAGCCTCACCAGGACAAGATTTACTACTTCTTTCGTGAAGATAACCCGGATAAGAGTCCTGAGGCCCCTCGAAACATCTCCCGAGTGGCCCAGCTGTGTAAG gaAGATAAAGGGGGAACCAGTTCACTCTCTGCTTCCAAGTGGACCACCTTCCTGAAGGCCAGCTTGATTTGTGTTGACCCAGTCACAAAGGGCAACTTCAACTGGTTGCAAGATGTCTTCTTTGTCCCTGCAAGTAACTGGCGGCACTCCAAAGTCTATGGGCTCTTCACAAACACCTG GGGAAGCTCCGCTGTTTGCGTCTATTCCTTTGGGGACATTGACAATGTGTTCCGGACATCTAAACTCAAAGGCTATAATGGTCCCAACCCAGAGATCAAGCCTGGGCAG TGCGTTGCCTCTGGACAGCACACCCCCAGTGAGACCTTCAAGATAGCCGACAGCCACCCAGAGGTGGAGGACCGGGTGGAGCCCCTCTCACCTACCAAGAGCCCCTTATTCCACAACAAGCACCGCTATCAGAAGATCGGGGTGCACGAGGTCTCTGTGGGTGATGGACGCCGCTACAACGTGCTTTATCTGGCAACAG ACAAGGGATCCATCCACAAGATCGTGGAGCTGCCGGATGGGGTGCAGAACATCATGGAGATCCAGGTCTTCCCAAAGAAGGACCCAATCCAGTCCATGATCCTGGACCACAAGAGA gCGATGCTGTACGTTGGCTCAACAAATAAAGTCATGGAGATACCCATGGACATGTGCAGGGTGTATCGCAACAACTGTGACAGCTGCTTGCTGGCGAGGGACCCGTACTGCGGGTGGCTCAATGGGAGTTGTCAGTCGGTTTATCTAAGCCG GGAGGTGCACCAGACCCTGAACCTGGACCCATGGGGAGGGAAGTGCCAAAAGGGGGATGTTAAGGAAG TAGATGACTATCAGAACATCACAGTCGTCCCTTTCTCCCGCTACTATCTCAACTGTCCCATTGAGTCCCACTATGCCACTTACAACTGGTACCACAACAACAGCCTCATCAAGACCTGCAACACCACCCACCCTCAGCAGGACTGCTTCCACTTCATCCAGAACGTGAGCCACATTCACTACGGCCACTACGTCTGCATCTCGGAGGAGGATGGCTTCAGGCAGGCTCTGGTGAAGGAGCGCCTGGTCAACCAACTCAGGTTCATGTCCCAGAAGGGCCAGGCCACCATGACGTTTGGCtcttggctgcagctgctcctgatGGTGGTGTTGGTGGAGCTCTTCCACTGA
- the SEMA7A gene encoding semaphorin-7A isoform X2 — MGRRSPVALLVALWASQLGMWAAGRSKVNPRIITAPQGAKEYAFPRSERYPVFYHKENSSAIYIGGEGRLYYYDFATYENYTEEFPVKNEGQCMMPGSLGDNKNYLTLVEKYGDGMLVCGTGACAPTCWNLTQRKESTPWDGRGIAPFTPDSNTLVVVDGHDIYSTIKKSQQNGKIPRFRRVRGGGELYTSDTVMQNPQFVKATTLRHEEPHQDKIYYFFREDNPDKSPEAPRNISRVAQLCKEDKGGTSSLSASKWTTFLKASLICVDPVTKGNFNWLQDVFFVPASNWRHSKVYGLFTNTWGSSAVCVYSFGDIDNVFRTSKLKGYNGPNPEIKPGQCVASGQHTPSETFKIADSHPEVEDRVEPLSPTKSPLFHNKHRYQKIGVHEVSVGDGRRYNVLYLATDKGSIHKIVELPDGVQNIMEIQVFPKKDPIQSMILDHKRAMLYVGSTNKVMEIPMDMCRVYRNNCDSCLLARDPYCGWLNGSCQSVYLSREVHQTLNLDPWGGKCQKGDVKEDDYQNITVVPFSRYYLNCPIESHYATYNWYHNNSLIKTCNTTHPQQDCFHFIQNVSHIHYGHYVCISEEDGFRQALVKERLVNQLRFMSQKGQATMTFGSWLQLLLMVVLVELFH, encoded by the exons ATGGGCAGGAGGTCGCCTGTTGCCCTCTTGGTGGCCCTGTGGGCCAGCCAGCTGGGCATGTGGGCAGCGGGGCGCTCCAAGGTGAACCCCAGGATCATCACGGCTCCGCAAG GTGCGAAAGAGTATGCATTTCCCAGGAGTGAGAGGTACCCGGTCTTCTATCATAAAGAAAACAGCTCAGCCATTTACATTGGAGGAGAGGGAAGACTTTATTACTATGACTTTGCCACCTATGAGAACTACACG GAAGAATTCCCTGTGAAAAATGAAGGACAGTGCATGATGCCTGGGAGTTTG gGGGACAATAAAAATTACCTCACTTTAGTGGAGAAGTATGGAGACGGGATGTTAGTGTGTGGGACCGGTGCCTGTGCTCCTACCTGCTGGAACTTG ACGCAGAGAAAGGAGAGCACTCCGTGGGATGGGAGAGGTATTGCTCCTTTCACCCCTGACTCGAATACCCTCGTCGTCGTTGATG GTCACGACATCTACTCCACCATCAAGAAGAGCCAGCAGAATGGCAAGATACCCCGTTTCCGTCGAGTGAGAGGGGGTGGAGAGCTCTACACAAGTGACACAGTGATGCAGA ACCCTCAGTTTGTCAAAGCCACCACGTTAAGGCATGAAGAGCCTCACCAGGACAAGATTTACTACTTCTTTCGTGAAGATAACCCGGATAAGAGTCCTGAGGCCCCTCGAAACATCTCCCGAGTGGCCCAGCTGTGTAAG gaAGATAAAGGGGGAACCAGTTCACTCTCTGCTTCCAAGTGGACCACCTTCCTGAAGGCCAGCTTGATTTGTGTTGACCCAGTCACAAAGGGCAACTTCAACTGGTTGCAAGATGTCTTCTTTGTCCCTGCAAGTAACTGGCGGCACTCCAAAGTCTATGGGCTCTTCACAAACACCTG GGGAAGCTCCGCTGTTTGCGTCTATTCCTTTGGGGACATTGACAATGTGTTCCGGACATCTAAACTCAAAGGCTATAATGGTCCCAACCCAGAGATCAAGCCTGGGCAG TGCGTTGCCTCTGGACAGCACACCCCCAGTGAGACCTTCAAGATAGCCGACAGCCACCCAGAGGTGGAGGACCGGGTGGAGCCCCTCTCACCTACCAAGAGCCCCTTATTCCACAACAAGCACCGCTATCAGAAGATCGGGGTGCACGAGGTCTCTGTGGGTGATGGACGCCGCTACAACGTGCTTTATCTGGCAACAG ACAAGGGATCCATCCACAAGATCGTGGAGCTGCCGGATGGGGTGCAGAACATCATGGAGATCCAGGTCTTCCCAAAGAAGGACCCAATCCAGTCCATGATCCTGGACCACAAGAGA gCGATGCTGTACGTTGGCTCAACAAATAAAGTCATGGAGATACCCATGGACATGTGCAGGGTGTATCGCAACAACTGTGACAGCTGCTTGCTGGCGAGGGACCCGTACTGCGGGTGGCTCAATGGGAGTTGTCAGTCGGTTTATCTAAGCCG GGAGGTGCACCAGACCCTGAACCTGGACCCATGGGGAGGGAAGTGCCAAAAGGGGGATGTTAAGGAAG ATGACTATCAGAACATCACAGTCGTCCCTTTCTCCCGCTACTATCTCAACTGTCCCATTGAGTCCCACTATGCCACTTACAACTGGTACCACAACAACAGCCTCATCAAGACCTGCAACACCACCCACCCTCAGCAGGACTGCTTCCACTTCATCCAGAACGTGAGCCACATTCACTACGGCCACTACGTCTGCATCTCGGAGGAGGATGGCTTCAGGCAGGCTCTGGTGAAGGAGCGCCTGGTCAACCAACTCAGGTTCATGTCCCAGAAGGGCCAGGCCACCATGACGTTTGGCtcttggctgcagctgctcctgatGGTGGTGTTGGTGGAGCTCTTCCACTGA
- the SEMA7A gene encoding semaphorin-7A isoform X3, whose translation MMPGSLGDNKNYLTLVEKYGDGMLVCGTGACAPTCWNLTQRKESTPWDGRGIAPFTPDSNTLVVVDGHDIYSTIKKSQQNGKIPRFRRVRGGGELYTSDTVMQNPQFVKATTLRHEEPHQDKIYYFFREDNPDKSPEAPRNISRVAQLCKEDKGGTSSLSASKWTTFLKASLICVDPVTKGNFNWLQDVFFVPASNWRHSKVYGLFTNTWGSSAVCVYSFGDIDNVFRTSKLKGYNGPNPEIKPGQCVASGQHTPSETFKIADSHPEVEDRVEPLSPTKSPLFHNKHRYQKIGVHEVSVGDGRRYNVLYLATDKGSIHKIVELPDGVQNIMEIQVFPKKDPIQSMILDHKRAMLYVGSTNKVMEIPMDMCRVYRNNCDSCLLARDPYCGWLNGSCQSVYLSREVHQTLNLDPWGGKCQKGDVKEVDDYQNITVVPFSRYYLNCPIESHYATYNWYHNNSLIKTCNTTHPQQDCFHFIQNVSHIHYGHYVCISEEDGFRQALVKERLVNQLRFMSQKGQATMTFGSWLQLLLMVVLVELFH comes from the exons ATGATGCCTGGGAGTTTG gGGGACAATAAAAATTACCTCACTTTAGTGGAGAAGTATGGAGACGGGATGTTAGTGTGTGGGACCGGTGCCTGTGCTCCTACCTGCTGGAACTTG ACGCAGAGAAAGGAGAGCACTCCGTGGGATGGGAGAGGTATTGCTCCTTTCACCCCTGACTCGAATACCCTCGTCGTCGTTGATG GTCACGACATCTACTCCACCATCAAGAAGAGCCAGCAGAATGGCAAGATACCCCGTTTCCGTCGAGTGAGAGGGGGTGGAGAGCTCTACACAAGTGACACAGTGATGCAGA ACCCTCAGTTTGTCAAAGCCACCACGTTAAGGCATGAAGAGCCTCACCAGGACAAGATTTACTACTTCTTTCGTGAAGATAACCCGGATAAGAGTCCTGAGGCCCCTCGAAACATCTCCCGAGTGGCCCAGCTGTGTAAG gaAGATAAAGGGGGAACCAGTTCACTCTCTGCTTCCAAGTGGACCACCTTCCTGAAGGCCAGCTTGATTTGTGTTGACCCAGTCACAAAGGGCAACTTCAACTGGTTGCAAGATGTCTTCTTTGTCCCTGCAAGTAACTGGCGGCACTCCAAAGTCTATGGGCTCTTCACAAACACCTG GGGAAGCTCCGCTGTTTGCGTCTATTCCTTTGGGGACATTGACAATGTGTTCCGGACATCTAAACTCAAAGGCTATAATGGTCCCAACCCAGAGATCAAGCCTGGGCAG TGCGTTGCCTCTGGACAGCACACCCCCAGTGAGACCTTCAAGATAGCCGACAGCCACCCAGAGGTGGAGGACCGGGTGGAGCCCCTCTCACCTACCAAGAGCCCCTTATTCCACAACAAGCACCGCTATCAGAAGATCGGGGTGCACGAGGTCTCTGTGGGTGATGGACGCCGCTACAACGTGCTTTATCTGGCAACAG ACAAGGGATCCATCCACAAGATCGTGGAGCTGCCGGATGGGGTGCAGAACATCATGGAGATCCAGGTCTTCCCAAAGAAGGACCCAATCCAGTCCATGATCCTGGACCACAAGAGA gCGATGCTGTACGTTGGCTCAACAAATAAAGTCATGGAGATACCCATGGACATGTGCAGGGTGTATCGCAACAACTGTGACAGCTGCTTGCTGGCGAGGGACCCGTACTGCGGGTGGCTCAATGGGAGTTGTCAGTCGGTTTATCTAAGCCG GGAGGTGCACCAGACCCTGAACCTGGACCCATGGGGAGGGAAGTGCCAAAAGGGGGATGTTAAGGAAG TAGATGACTATCAGAACATCACAGTCGTCCCTTTCTCCCGCTACTATCTCAACTGTCCCATTGAGTCCCACTATGCCACTTACAACTGGTACCACAACAACAGCCTCATCAAGACCTGCAACACCACCCACCCTCAGCAGGACTGCTTCCACTTCATCCAGAACGTGAGCCACATTCACTACGGCCACTACGTCTGCATCTCGGAGGAGGATGGCTTCAGGCAGGCTCTGGTGAAGGAGCGCCTGGTCAACCAACTCAGGTTCATGTCCCAGAAGGGCCAGGCCACCATGACGTTTGGCtcttggctgcagctgctcctgatGGTGGTGTTGGTGGAGCTCTTCCACTGA